ttcttcttattattattattattatcaatcatcaatatatttatatatctatatgtgTCGGTGACATGACACTTTAAAAttctacattattattattaattatcaatatgtttatatatctatataaaacGGTGACATGACGCTATAAAATCGtagcaaaattattattttctcctCTCATTTATTCTCTcggtatttttaatatttaattatatttataaatgtttaaaCCTATACActtatctatatctatatatctatatataaaatctctttaattaatattatttgttctttccttaattcttttattttttttaaaaaatttttttactagctttacaaatatatatatatctatttatttttttcttaattttttatttttttttaaaaaaataataactctaaatctatcaccactttttttaatttttttttcaatttattaattatatatgttgtacatcattttttgaagattttttttaaatcgcaAACATcatgtaatttaaaaaatatctctaaaattactttttttattttttgatctttattagctattttatttaaatatgatAACTCacaattttctttcaatttttttttttaaaaacccAAATATCACATAATTTAAAGAATGATAACTCTAAaattacttcttttttttttataaaaaaaaaaaaaaaaaaaaaaaaccacacgattttttttttctaaatatcacataattttaaaaataataactcacatttttttcaattacTTACTAattaaactctctctctctctatatatatatatatatataaatcttaaactattttttttacaccTAGCTAACTTAtcatattattcaaaaaaaaaataattgtataaaAATAAGTTAATAATGTTAACTCATTGCTTATAAATGAGAATAATTTTAAATGATAGAGATATACAGAAGAGTGTTATATGAACCATGTCGGGCTtccactataaaaaaaaaacaaattttgtACTTACATGTCAAGCTTAACCCGTATGTACACCTAACTTCTCATATTATTCAAATAAAAGttatatgaaaattaataatattaatttttttaaactttcgCCGCGAAGTGCGAGTTGTTAACTAGTGTATATATAAAGAAGAAGAATGAAACGGTGACATTGCAATCTGAAATCACcccaaataattttttctattctctccttaattctctcatttttataattttaaattttattttattatttttcctaatattttatttaaaaaacttGAACTATGCGTACtaagtttatttttcttaataaaaaaattacatatatattttattatttaattattttcataatttttattatattcaatttgtataattattcattattaatagaaaaatattttcaaattaactaccctatttgttattttttccaCAATCTTTTATAATAACTAGTTGGAGAAGCACATGTAAGACATGTGCTACAACCATAACTTTGtttctaaaaatattaattaggcaaataaaattaagcaatatatttaaaattattatgaaatattagtattatgtaatattataatttagagaaagaaaatagagaagagatgagaattttctgagtgttttattccaataggtgatctcctatttatacacatacaagagtcaaatattaagaaactaagagaaagggaaactaagaaaaagggaatgttgattacattaatggtaataaataaaagatttggacatccacataattaatactatttataacactcccccttggatgtccataataactgcctcattaaaaaccttaccgagaaaacccagtgggacaaaactcggtcaaggaaaaaagagtgcagtatgaaattactccccctcattttggcattcgtggagatcctttaatcgacgcattccaatcttgtgaaccatcttctcaaaagttgatgttggtaatgactTCGTGAATAAGTCTGCAAGATTATCGCTTGATCGAATCTGTTGAACATCGATATCACCATTTTCTTGAAGATTGTGTGTAAAGAAGAATTTTGGTGAAATATGTTTAGTTCTGTCTCCTTTAATGTACCCTCCTttaagttgagcgatgcaagcagcattatcttcatagagaattgTTGGTACTTCTTTATTAGATGTTAATCCACATGTTCCTCGAATATGTTATGTCATTGATCTTAACCAAACACATTCTCGACTTGCCTCGTGAATTGCAAGTATCTCAGCATGATTTGAGGAAGTAGCCACCAGAGTTTGCTTTGTTGATCGCCAGGATATAGTAGTGTCACCGCAAGTGAACAAATAGCCAGTTTGAGATCTGGCTTTAtgtggatcagataaatatcctgCATCTGCGTAGCCAATAAGTTGTGACCCACAATTATTAGAATATAATAATCCTTTATCAATAGTACCCTGGAGATAGCGGAGTATGTGCTTAATCCCTTTCCAATGTCTATATGTTGGAGCAGAACTAAATCTTGCTAATAAATTGACAGAGAAAGCTATATCAGGTCTTGTACAATTAGCAAGATACATCAATGCTCCTATTGCACTAAGATATGGTACTTCTGGACCAAGGAGCTCTTCATGTTCTTCTCTAGGTCGAAAAGGATCTTTTTCTACATCAAGTGACCTAACTACCATTAGGCTACTCAATGGGTGTGATTTATCCATATAAAACCGTCTCAAAATCTTTTCAGTATAAGTTGACTGATGAATGAAAATT
This Cannabis sativa cultivar Pink pepper isolate KNU-18-1 chromosome 6, ASM2916894v1, whole genome shotgun sequence DNA region includes the following protein-coding sequences:
- the LOC133039360 gene encoding secreted RxLR effector protein 161-like — its product is MVVRSLDVEKDPFRPREEHEELLGPEVPYLSAIGALMYLANCTRPDIAFSVNLLARFSSAPTYRHWKGIKHILRYLQGTIDKGLLYSNNCGSQLIGYADAGYLSDPHKARSQTGYLFTCGDTTISWRSTKQTLVATSSNHAEILAIHEASRECVWLRSMT